CACAAATAGATGATCTTGACGGGTTCGCTGCAGGCGAAAGGTTCGGATCTGCTGCGGAGTTTATCGGTGATATCAATGGCGACGGACGCGACGATCTTGCTGTTGGCGCAATGGGCGGCACGAATGCGTACGTCTTCAGTTGGGACGGCACACAATCACAACTCATCAGAACGCTCCCCGCGAACACACCAACATCCGTGTACGGGCAATGGTTCATGAACGGCGGCGACGTGAACGGCGACGGAATAAACGACATCTATGTTGCAGATTATGCTGCAAACCGTGCGCACATCTTCGACGGCACCAACAGCAACAAACTGTGGACGCACATGCAGATCGGCGGGTTCGGGATCGGACGCATCATCGATGACATCGACGGTGACGGTGGCGCAGACATGATTCTCTGTTCGTGGGCGGACAGTTCCGGCGCACCGCAAGGAGGCAAGGGGTATGTGTATTCCGGCAAAACAGGCGCGGTGCTGGAAACATTCACACACGATGTTGCAGGAGCAAACTTCGGGTTCGACGCCAACGGCATGGGCGACGTCAACGGCGACGGAATGTTTGATTATCTCATCACTGCAGCATCGGATTCTTCGAGCAGAGGCAAGGCATACATCATCGCTGGGAACATTGGGCCCGCATCGTGTTATGCTGATTGCGATACCTCAGGAACCCTGAACATCTTCGACTATATCTGCTTCGGGAATGCCTACGCCAATCAGGATCCGTACGCTGACTGCGATGGCAGCGGTGGCTTGAACATCTTTGACTACATCTGCTTTGGCAATGCATTTGCGATTGGCTGCCCGTAGTTCACTGCTGGTTCTCGGACATTCAATAAAGGAACCCAACCCGTCTTTTTGCTCGGGAATCTTGGCATCGCGCGAAATCGCGATCGAATAGGACGAGTTCTCGACCGATTCCTCTATACCGTGGGTGTGAAACACCTTATCACTGTCGGTATGCTGTAGCGCATGCCACGGGTTGTTTGCTCACAACACCAGTGCAGCGATAACCAGTGGGTGGATAAGTTGGGTGCTTTGGGGTAACAGGAAGACGAGGAGAATCACATGCATTTTCGTACGATCGCAGGTCTAGTGCTCATTGCGAGCGCAGGCGCTCTGGCTGACACAGTCACGCTCGTGTCATCCAAGGACAACACAATGTATATCAGTGGAACCACGCTCGCGAGCAACGCAGTTGGTGACTCCATGTTCTGCGGCACAACAGCCAGTGGAATCGGGTTTATTCGCCGCTGCCTCATCGAGTTTGACATCGCTGGGAACATTCCTGCAGGGAGCACAGTGACAAATGTGTCCTTGCAACTCCAGATGACAAAGTCAATCTCTGGATCGCATGATCACACACTCCACAAGGTCATGGCAAGCTGGGGCGAAGGAACAAGCAACGGTGGGAACAGCGGCGGCGGCGCTGTGCCAACACCCGGTGATGCAACCTGGCTGCACAGATTCTTTGATACAGATCTGTGGACAACACCCGGAGGCGACTTTGTTGCAGCGGCGAGCGCTACAACGTCTGTTGGAGGTGTTGGTGCATATTCATGGTCTGATGCAGGTCTGACCGCAGATGTGCAGGACTGGGTTGACAATCCCAGCAACAACTTTGGGTGGGTGCTCATCGGTGATGAGGCTGGTTCTCCGACAGCAAAGCGCTGGGCAACGCGTGAACATGCAACCGTTGCGTGGCGCCCCACGCTTGTGGTCGACTTTGATCCGCCGGCGGTCTGCTATCCCGACTGCGACAACAGTGGCGCGCTCAACATCTTCGACTACATCTGCTTTGGCAATGCGTACGCGGTCCAGGATCCATACGCCGATTGCGACAACAGCGGGACGTTTAATATCTTTGACTACATCTGCTTTGGCAACGCGTACGCGGCCGGATGCCCGTAATTAAGGTATAGGTACAACTTCTTATTGAACTCACAGCCCGCCATCGGCGGGCTTGTTTGTTCTTTGTACGCAGGTGCATTTCTTCACACTTTGCAAAGAAGAGCAAGACGCTGAATGCTGTGTTTCCAGTACAATAGTAGTGCAGCAACATGCCATGTTCCGTGGCCTGCTGTGGAAGGAATATTAGATGCGCCTTGGTATAACCGCTATGACAGCGGCGTGCTTTGCTTGTGCTACACACGCCCAGCAATATCCGACTGTGATCTTTTCAGAGTTCACATTCAGCCCGACATCACTAGTGCCCGGAGGAACCGACCGGTTTATAGGATTTGGTTTGCCGCGCGCGAGCGATAACGGGGCTTACTGGATACT
Above is a genomic segment from Phycisphaeraceae bacterium containing:
- a CDS encoding FG-GAP repeat protein, with product MRLPVNLSKRGRCRVLPVAVGCACGITSIAQAQCTEGCNAIHTFTGENVGDQFGWVSNSMGDLNNDGVQDCVISATTFVATSATGKIYVYSGKTGTLMWSKSAEPGVQRLGYDVANAGDVTGDGINDVIAGAPFGSGPRAILYDGTNGQFVHEIIGQVGYGLGYDVNGGGDYNGDGVNDLAIGAATDSTLISNQGKVYIYSSGGFTQIDDLDGFAAGERFGSAAEFIGDINGDGRDDLAVGAMGGTNAYVFSWDGTQSQLIRTLPANTPTSVYGQWFMNGGDVNGDGINDIYVADYAANRAHIFDGTNSNKLWTHMQIGGFGIGRIIDDIDGDGGADMILCSWADSSGAPQGGKGYVYSGKTGAVLETFTHDVAGANFGFDANGMGDVNGDGMFDYLITAASDSSSRGKAYIIAGNIGPASCYADCDTSGTLNIFDYICFGNAYANQDPYADCDGSGGLNIFDYICFGNAFAIGCP
- a CDS encoding DNRLRE domain-containing protein yields the protein MHFRTIAGLVLIASAGALADTVTLVSSKDNTMYISGTTLASNAVGDSMFCGTTASGIGFIRRCLIEFDIAGNIPAGSTVTNVSLQLQMTKSISGSHDHTLHKVMASWGEGTSNGGNSGGGAVPTPGDATWLHRFFDTDLWTTPGGDFVAAASATTSVGGVGAYSWSDAGLTADVQDWVDNPSNNFGWVLIGDEAGSPTAKRWATREHATVAWRPTLVVDFDPPAVCYPDCDNSGALNIFDYICFGNAYAVQDPYADCDNSGTFNIFDYICFGNAYAAGCP